A single Nicotiana tabacum cultivar K326 chromosome 5, ASM71507v2, whole genome shotgun sequence DNA region contains:
- the LOC107812519 gene encoding protein RGF1 INDUCIBLE TRANSCRIPTION FACTOR 1, whose product MTMLVPPWLEPLLNTAFFSICRTHGDAARSECNMYCLDCNDNAFCFYCRSSKHKDHQVIQIRRSSYHDVVRVSEIQKVLDISGVQTYVINSARVLFLNERPQPKSTGKASSHVCEICGRSLLDTFRFCSLGCKLVGIKRNGNASFILDSKNEVALQRGEGISSREGRVIPSSKKEELFGDQLREGSQHDIYPTTPPPPPSNSRRRKGIPHRAPLGS is encoded by the exons ATGACAATGCTGGTTCCTCCATGGCTAGAACCTTTATTAAACACTGCTTTTTTCTCTATCTGCCGGACGCACGGTGACGCTGCGCGAAGTGAATGTAATATGTACTGCTTAGACTGCAATGACAATGCGTTTTGCTTCTATTGTCGCTCCTCCAAACACAAAGACCATCAAGTCATTCAG ATAAGGAGATCTTCATATCATGATGTGGTAAGGGTTTCAGAGATTCAGAAGGTATTGGATATAAGTGGAGTGCAGACATATGTAATTAACAGTGCGAGGGTTTTGTTCCTAAATGAAAGGCCACAACCAAAGAGTACTGGCAAAGCAAGTTCTCACGTTTGTGAAATATGTGGGAGAAGCCTTTTGGACACTTTCCGTTTCTGTTCTCTCGGATGTAAG CTTGTAGGAATAAAGAGGAATGGAAATGCAAGCTTTATCTTAGATTCCAAGAATGAAGTAGCATTGCAAAGAGGTGAAGGGATATCATCAAGAGAAGGAAGAGTGATTCCATCATCAAAAAAGGAAGAATTATTTGGAGATCAATTGCGTGAAGGCTCACAACATGACATATACCCAACCACCCCACCTCCGCCACCTTCAAATTCTAGAAGAAGAAAAGGCATTCCCCATAGAGCTCCGCTCGGCTCTTAA
- the LOC107812520 gene encoding vacuolar protein-sorting-associated protein 37 homolog 1-like isoform X1, which produces MFRFWGSEEQQAQPHPQEANNGSMYSPSVVSSPSSSRPATPSSSSSGSFNVQRPTNRPSSVSHVSPAEAAGIIAALKDKSVDELRKLLSDDDAYRNFLLSLEAVKTQSKVKDELRNETLQLARENLEKEPRIMELRNQCRIIRTTELAAAQEKLHELERRKEELLKLYSPLSLLHHLQDAMKKTEEESEAMLGQLLDREIDLTTFVQKYKKLGCSYHRRSLTHLAAKSSFAA; this is translated from the exons ATGTTCAGATTCTG GGGTTCTGAAGAGCAACAAGCTCAGCCACATCCTCAGGAAGCTAATAATGGTTCAATGTATTCGCCATCTGTAGTCAGTTCACCAAGTTCTTCCCGCCCTGCAACCCCTAGTTCAAGCTCGTCTGGCAGCTTTAATGTGCAGAGGCCAACAAACAGGCCAAGCTCTGTGTCCCATGTTTCTCCAGCAGAGGCTGCTGGCATCATTGCTGCTTTAAaagataagag TGTTGATGAACTTCGGAAGCTTCTTTCTGACGATGATGCTTATCGCAACTTCTTACTTTCACTTGAGGCTGTCAAAACTCAGAGTAAA GTCAAGGACGAGCTTCGGAATGAAACTCTGCAGCTTGCTA GGGAGAATTTAGAAAAAGAACCTCGGATAATGGAGCTCAGGAATCAG TGTAGAATCATCCGCACAACTGAATTGGCTGCTGCTCAAGAAAAGCTGCATGAGCTAGAAAGGAGAAAAGAAGAGCTTCTGAAGTTGTACTCCCCTTTATCTCTCCTCCATCACCTACAAG ATGCCATGAAGAAAACAGAGGAGGAATCTGAAGCCATGCTTGGCCAGCTTCTTGATCGAGAAATTGATCTTACAACATTCGTGCAGAAGTACAAAAAACTGGGATGCAGTTACCACAGACGTTCCCTCACACATCTTGCTGCTAAGTCATCTTTTGCTGCTTGA
- the LOC107812520 gene encoding vacuolar protein-sorting-associated protein 37 homolog 1-like isoform X2, with amino-acid sequence MYSPSVVSSPSSSRPATPSSSSSGSFNVQRPTNRPSSVSHVSPAEAAGIIAALKDKSVDELRKLLSDDDAYRNFLLSLEAVKTQSKVKDELRNETLQLARENLEKEPRIMELRNQCRIIRTTELAAAQEKLHELERRKEELLKLYSPLSLLHHLQDAMKKTEEESEAMLGQLLDREIDLTTFVQKYKKLGCSYHRRSLTHLAAKSSFAA; translated from the exons ATGTATTCGCCATCTGTAGTCAGTTCACCAAGTTCTTCCCGCCCTGCAACCCCTAGTTCAAGCTCGTCTGGCAGCTTTAATGTGCAGAGGCCAACAAACAGGCCAAGCTCTGTGTCCCATGTTTCTCCAGCAGAGGCTGCTGGCATCATTGCTGCTTTAAaagataagag TGTTGATGAACTTCGGAAGCTTCTTTCTGACGATGATGCTTATCGCAACTTCTTACTTTCACTTGAGGCTGTCAAAACTCAGAGTAAA GTCAAGGACGAGCTTCGGAATGAAACTCTGCAGCTTGCTA GGGAGAATTTAGAAAAAGAACCTCGGATAATGGAGCTCAGGAATCAG TGTAGAATCATCCGCACAACTGAATTGGCTGCTGCTCAAGAAAAGCTGCATGAGCTAGAAAGGAGAAAAGAAGAGCTTCTGAAGTTGTACTCCCCTTTATCTCTCCTCCATCACCTACAAG ATGCCATGAAGAAAACAGAGGAGGAATCTGAAGCCATGCTTGGCCAGCTTCTTGATCGAGAAATTGATCTTACAACATTCGTGCAGAAGTACAAAAAACTGGGATGCAGTTACCACAGACGTTCCCTCACACATCTTGCTGCTAAGTCATCTTTTGCTGCTTGA